The genomic segment CCGGAACTGAACGGAGGCGGGGTTGAGCGAGTCACCCTGGACATGGTCGCTGGTTTGAGACAAGCTTTTCCAACTACTTTTGTAGCCTCAAGCGGCGGATCCCTTTTACCATGCCTTGAACAGGCAGGGGGTTCCCATTTTACTTTACCTTTGGCTACCAAAAACCCCTTGCAAATGTTAAGCAATGCGCGAAGATTGGCTCATCTCATCCGATTACATAACATTCAACTCATCCATGCTCGATCTCGGGCGCCTGCCTGGAGTGCCTTGTGGGCTGCGCGTCTCGCGAAGATTCCGCTTGTTACCACTTATCATAGTGCCTACAACACCTCAAACGCCCTCAAATCTTTCTACAATTCAATAATGACCAAGGGTGACCGAGTTATTGCTATCTCAGAATTCATTATGAAGCATATTGGGCAAGAACATCCAACAGCGGTTCCTCGAGTTCGTCTCATTCATGAAGGGATAGATGTTGAAGAATTTGACCCACAACTAGTAACGCAACAAGAAATAATAGATTTACGCAAAACCTGGAGTATTCCGCCTCATGCGACTGTGTATTTGCTGCCCGGCCGCGTGACGCGCATCAAAGGTCAAACCATCTTTATTGAAGCGATACGACGCCTCAATAACCCGAATGTATTTGGGATTATTTTAGGAAGGAATCAGGAAAATTCCCCCTATTCTATTGATGTGCGACGCCAATGTGAGGGACTCCCTATTCGCCTTGTTCCTCATATATCTCAACCTCGAGCCGCCTATGCCGCCGCTGACTTTGTTGTTTATCCTTCCCTGGCTCAAGAAGCCTTCGGGCGCGTCACCGCAGAAGCCGGTGCCATGGAACGCGTGATTATTGCTTCTAACCATGGCGCCACTTCTGAACTGTGCCAAGATACTAAAACTGGCTATCTTATACCCCCAGGCGATTCACGGGCTTTAGCAGATGCCATGATTCAGACACTAAAACTTTCTCCTGAAAATAGCCAAAAAATGGGAAAAGCAGCCCGTGCCCATATCTGTAAAAATTTCTCCTTAAGCAAAATGTGCAATAAAACCATAGATTTATATAGAGAGTTAGTCCATTGAAACGCATTCTTGTCATCAAACTGGGAGCCCTGGGGGATATGTTTGCAGCCACCTCCGCCTTT from the Alphaproteobacteria bacterium genome contains:
- a CDS encoding glycosyltransferase family 4 protein, whose product is MSNLRVLQILPELNGGGVERVTLDMVAGLRQAFPTTFVASSGGSLLPCLEQAGGSHFTLPLATKNPLQMLSNARRLAHLIRLHNIQLIHARSRAPAWSALWAARLAKIPLVTTYHSAYNTSNALKSFYNSIMTKGDRVIAISEFIMKHIGQEHPTAVPRVRLIHEGIDVEEFDPQLVTQQEIIDLRKTWSIPPHATVYLLPGRVTRIKGQTIFIEAIRRLNNPNVFGIILGRNQENSPYSIDVRRQCEGLPIRLVPHISQPRAAYAAADFVVYPSLAQEAFGRVTAEAGAMERVIIASNHGATSELCQDTKTGYLIPPGDSRALADAMIQTLKLSPENSQKMGKAARAHICKNFSLSKMCNKTIDLYRELVH